In Prunus dulcis chromosome 1, ALMONDv2, whole genome shotgun sequence, the following are encoded in one genomic region:
- the LOC117632226 gene encoding uncharacterized protein LOC117632226 isoform X1, with the protein MRAGSLWADEPNAPSTSVPRIPQPHPCKHSVSNVLRLLARREVSPQTKNSSKKLWGEASKSHSDSIGSRCEAARDARHGLVSWVEAESLQHLSARYCPLVPPPRSTIAAAFSPDGKTLASTHGDHTVKIIDCRTGICLKVLSGHRRTPWVVRFHPLQPDILASGSLDHEVRLWDANTAECIGSRDFLRPIASIAFHAQGELLAVASGHKLYIWHYNKRGETSSPTIVLKTRRSLRAVHFHPHAAPFLLTAEVNDLDSSDSSMTLATSPGYLRYPPPTVYLADAHSSDRSGLADGLPLMSLPFLIWPSFARDNGRISMQRSDLDNGSSSAQQRVDPSASVRLLTYSTPSGQYELLLSPIEPNSSSPVPEDTGTNPFLSEMETEVSQPAMDSLEPMEIQPEGRSNHIFPFGDSTYWELPFLQGWLIGQTQASQRNMRLVGDAAHDNPSPHGEMDNTAPLTSSVIPTSGNQSRGTGRSSSRHRTSRTHMVPTIGSNEGAGFNNITHSESEPQPVVNRIQSELANSFAAAAAAELPCTVKLRIWPHDVKNPCAPLDAERCRLIIPHAVLCSEMGAHFSPCGKFLAACVACMLPHMEADPGLQSQVNNDVTGAATSPTRHPISAHHVVYELRIYSLEEATFGMVLASRAIRAAHCLTSIQFSPTSEHILLAYGRRHSSLLKSVVIDGETTVPIYTILEVYRVSDMELVRVLPSAEDEVNVACFHPSVGGGLVYGTKEGKLRILQYDSSHGMSHTTSAFLDENMLEVPTYALEC; encoded by the exons TGTTAGCAATGTCCTTAGACTGTTAGCACGGAGAGAGGTTTCTCCTCAAACAAAAAACTCGTCAAAGAAACTATGGGGGGAAGCTTCTAAGTCTCATTCTGATTCTATTGGCTCAAGGTGCGAAGCAGCTAGAGATGCTAGACATGGCCTTGTCTCATG GGTGGAGGCAGAGTCATTACAGCATTTGTCTGCCAGATATTGTCCGCTTGTGCCACCTCCACGGTCAACTATTGCAGCAGCCTTCAGCCCCGATGGAAAGACACTGGCTTCTACTCA CGGAGACCATACTGTAAAGATTATTGATTGCCGAACTGGGATCTGCTTAAAGGTGTTGAGTGGTCACCGTAGGACACCTTGGGTG GTTAGGTTTCATCCTTTGCAGCCAGACATTTTGGCTAGCGGAagtttggatcatgaagttCGCTTGTGGGATGCAAACACGGCAGAGTGTATAGGATCGCGTGATTTTT TGCGTCCCATTGCTTCGATAGCTTTTCATGCCCAAGGTGAGCTTCTTGCTGTTGCGTCAGGTCACAAG TTATACATATGGCACTACAATAAGAGAGGGGAGACATCCTCACCAACCATAGTACTGAAAACACGACGTTCACTTCGGGCTGTGCATTTTCACCCGCATGCAGCTCCGTTTCTTTTAACTGCCGAG GTCAATGACCTTGACTCatcagattcctcgatgacacttGCAACTTCTCCGGGTTACCTGCGCTATCCTCCACCTACTGTATATTTGGCAGATGCTCACTCTAGTGATCGTTCTGGTTTGGCAGATGGACTGCCTCTTATGTCTCTACCATTTCTGATATGGCCTTCATTTGCTAGAGATAATGGGAGAATATCTATGCAGCGTAGTGATCTGGACAATGGTTCAAGTAGTGCACAACAAAGAGTTGATCCTTCAGCTTCAGTGCGGCTTCTAACATATTCAACTCCTTCAGGGCAGTATGAACTTCTGTTGTCCCCAATTGAACCTAATAGCTCTTCTCCAGTGCCAGAAGACACAGGAACTAATCCTTTCTTGAGTGAAATGGAAACTGAAGTTTCTCAACCTGCAATGGACAGTTTGGAGCCTATGGAAATTCAACCAGAAGGGAGAAGTAATCATATTTTCCCATTTGGTGACTCAACATATTGGGAACTTCCTTTCTTACAAGGGTGGTTAATTGGTCAGACCCAAGCTAGCCAACGGAATATGCGGCTGGTAGGTGATGCTGCACATGATAATCCATCTCCACAtggtgaaatggataatacaGCTCCCTTAACTTCCTCAGTAATACCGACCAGTGGGAATCAATCCAGGGGTACTGGAAGATCTAGTTCCCGGCATCGTACTTCACGTACTCATATGGTGCCAACAATTGGGTCTAATGAAGGTGCTGGATTCAATAACATCACACACAGTGAAAGTGAGCCTCAACCTGTTGTGAACAGAATCCAATCTGAACTTGCAAACTCATTTGCTGCAGCAGCAGCTGCAGAGTTACCTTGCACTGTGAAGCTCAGAATTTGGCCACATGATGTGAAAAATCCTTGTGCTCCCCTTGATGCAGAAAGATGTCGCTTAATCATTCCACATGCCGTACTTTGTAG TGAAATGGGTGCCCATTTTTCCCCTTGTGGAAAGTTTTTAGCCGCTTGTGTTGCATGTATGTTGCCCCATATGGAAGCTGATCCTGGATTACAGAGCCAGGTCAACAATGATGTCACAGGGGCAGCAACTTCTCCAACTCGGCATCCAATTTCAGCTCACCATGTCGTATATGAGCTCCGGATATATTCCCTTGAGGAGGCAAC ATTTGGCATGGTTCTTGCATCCCGGGCAATAAGAGCTGCCCATTGCTTGACATCTATTCAG TTCTCTCCTACATCAGAGCATATATTACTTGCCTATGGCCGTCGTCACAGTTCACTTCTTAAGAGTGTTGTCATTGATGGGGAGACAACAGTGCCTATTTACACCATTCTGGAG GTCTATAGAGTTTCTGATATGGAACTTGTGAGAGTCCTTCCTAGTGCAGAGGATGAAGTCAATGTCGCTTGCTTTCATCCTTCAGTTGGAGGTGGCCTTGTCTATGGAACTAAG GAAGGGAAGTTACGGATCCTCCAATATGATAGTTCTCATGGAATGAGTCATACAACATCCGCTTTTCTTGATGAAAACATGCTTGAG GTCCCGACATATGCTTTGGAATGCTAG
- the LOC117632226 gene encoding uncharacterized protein LOC117632226 isoform X2, with the protein MRAGSLWADEPNAPSTSVPRIPQPHPCKHRVEAESLQHLSARYCPLVPPPRSTIAAAFSPDGKTLASTHGDHTVKIIDCRTGICLKVLSGHRRTPWVVRFHPLQPDILASGSLDHEVRLWDANTAECIGSRDFLRPIASIAFHAQGELLAVASGHKLYIWHYNKRGETSSPTIVLKTRRSLRAVHFHPHAAPFLLTAEVNDLDSSDSSMTLATSPGYLRYPPPTVYLADAHSSDRSGLADGLPLMSLPFLIWPSFARDNGRISMQRSDLDNGSSSAQQRVDPSASVRLLTYSTPSGQYELLLSPIEPNSSSPVPEDTGTNPFLSEMETEVSQPAMDSLEPMEIQPEGRSNHIFPFGDSTYWELPFLQGWLIGQTQASQRNMRLVGDAAHDNPSPHGEMDNTAPLTSSVIPTSGNQSRGTGRSSSRHRTSRTHMVPTIGSNEGAGFNNITHSESEPQPVVNRIQSELANSFAAAAAAELPCTVKLRIWPHDVKNPCAPLDAERCRLIIPHAVLCSEMGAHFSPCGKFLAACVACMLPHMEADPGLQSQVNNDVTGAATSPTRHPISAHHVVYELRIYSLEEATFGMVLASRAIRAAHCLTSIQFSPTSEHILLAYGRRHSSLLKSVVIDGETTVPIYTILEVYRVSDMELVRVLPSAEDEVNVACFHPSVGGGLVYGTKEGKLRILQYDSSHGMSHTTSAFLDENMLEVPTYALEC; encoded by the exons GGTGGAGGCAGAGTCATTACAGCATTTGTCTGCCAGATATTGTCCGCTTGTGCCACCTCCACGGTCAACTATTGCAGCAGCCTTCAGCCCCGATGGAAAGACACTGGCTTCTACTCA CGGAGACCATACTGTAAAGATTATTGATTGCCGAACTGGGATCTGCTTAAAGGTGTTGAGTGGTCACCGTAGGACACCTTGGGTG GTTAGGTTTCATCCTTTGCAGCCAGACATTTTGGCTAGCGGAagtttggatcatgaagttCGCTTGTGGGATGCAAACACGGCAGAGTGTATAGGATCGCGTGATTTTT TGCGTCCCATTGCTTCGATAGCTTTTCATGCCCAAGGTGAGCTTCTTGCTGTTGCGTCAGGTCACAAG TTATACATATGGCACTACAATAAGAGAGGGGAGACATCCTCACCAACCATAGTACTGAAAACACGACGTTCACTTCGGGCTGTGCATTTTCACCCGCATGCAGCTCCGTTTCTTTTAACTGCCGAG GTCAATGACCTTGACTCatcagattcctcgatgacacttGCAACTTCTCCGGGTTACCTGCGCTATCCTCCACCTACTGTATATTTGGCAGATGCTCACTCTAGTGATCGTTCTGGTTTGGCAGATGGACTGCCTCTTATGTCTCTACCATTTCTGATATGGCCTTCATTTGCTAGAGATAATGGGAGAATATCTATGCAGCGTAGTGATCTGGACAATGGTTCAAGTAGTGCACAACAAAGAGTTGATCCTTCAGCTTCAGTGCGGCTTCTAACATATTCAACTCCTTCAGGGCAGTATGAACTTCTGTTGTCCCCAATTGAACCTAATAGCTCTTCTCCAGTGCCAGAAGACACAGGAACTAATCCTTTCTTGAGTGAAATGGAAACTGAAGTTTCTCAACCTGCAATGGACAGTTTGGAGCCTATGGAAATTCAACCAGAAGGGAGAAGTAATCATATTTTCCCATTTGGTGACTCAACATATTGGGAACTTCCTTTCTTACAAGGGTGGTTAATTGGTCAGACCCAAGCTAGCCAACGGAATATGCGGCTGGTAGGTGATGCTGCACATGATAATCCATCTCCACAtggtgaaatggataatacaGCTCCCTTAACTTCCTCAGTAATACCGACCAGTGGGAATCAATCCAGGGGTACTGGAAGATCTAGTTCCCGGCATCGTACTTCACGTACTCATATGGTGCCAACAATTGGGTCTAATGAAGGTGCTGGATTCAATAACATCACACACAGTGAAAGTGAGCCTCAACCTGTTGTGAACAGAATCCAATCTGAACTTGCAAACTCATTTGCTGCAGCAGCAGCTGCAGAGTTACCTTGCACTGTGAAGCTCAGAATTTGGCCACATGATGTGAAAAATCCTTGTGCTCCCCTTGATGCAGAAAGATGTCGCTTAATCATTCCACATGCCGTACTTTGTAG TGAAATGGGTGCCCATTTTTCCCCTTGTGGAAAGTTTTTAGCCGCTTGTGTTGCATGTATGTTGCCCCATATGGAAGCTGATCCTGGATTACAGAGCCAGGTCAACAATGATGTCACAGGGGCAGCAACTTCTCCAACTCGGCATCCAATTTCAGCTCACCATGTCGTATATGAGCTCCGGATATATTCCCTTGAGGAGGCAAC ATTTGGCATGGTTCTTGCATCCCGGGCAATAAGAGCTGCCCATTGCTTGACATCTATTCAG TTCTCTCCTACATCAGAGCATATATTACTTGCCTATGGCCGTCGTCACAGTTCACTTCTTAAGAGTGTTGTCATTGATGGGGAGACAACAGTGCCTATTTACACCATTCTGGAG GTCTATAGAGTTTCTGATATGGAACTTGTGAGAGTCCTTCCTAGTGCAGAGGATGAAGTCAATGTCGCTTGCTTTCATCCTTCAGTTGGAGGTGGCCTTGTCTATGGAACTAAG GAAGGGAAGTTACGGATCCTCCAATATGATAGTTCTCATGGAATGAGTCATACAACATCCGCTTTTCTTGATGAAAACATGCTTGAG GTCCCGACATATGCTTTGGAATGCTAG